A window of Ammospiza nelsoni isolate bAmmNel1 chromosome 19, bAmmNel1.pri, whole genome shotgun sequence contains these coding sequences:
- the LOC132081804 gene encoding myosin heavy chain, skeletal muscle, adult translates to MSAPDADMAAFGEAAPYLRKSEKERIEAQNKPFDAKTCVFVVHPKESYVKGKIESKDAGKVTVKSEGGETLTVKEDQIFSMNPPKYDKIEDMAMMTHLHEPAVLYNLKERYAAWMIYTYSGLFCVTVNPYKWLPVYNPEVVLAYRGKKRQEAPPHIFSISDNAYQFMLTDRENQSILITGESGAGKTVNTKRVIQYFATIAASGDKKKEEQTSGKMQGTLEDQIISANPLLEAFGNAKTVRNDNSSRFGKFIRIHFGATGKLASADIETYLLEKSRVTFQLKAERSYHIFYQIMSNKKPELIDMLLITTNPYDFHYVSQGEVTVPSIDDQEELMATDSAIDILGFSADEKTAIYKLTGAVMHYGNLKFKQKQREEQAEPDGTEVADKAAYLTGLNSAEFLKALCYPRVKVGNEYVTKGQNVTQVNNSVGALAKAMFEKMFLWMVVRINQQLDTKQPRQYFIGVLDIAGFEIFDFNSFEQLCINFTNEKLQQFFNHHMFVLEQEEYKKEGIEWEFIDFGMDLAACIELIEKPMGIFSILEEECMFPKATDTSFKNKLYDQHLGKSNNFQKPKPGKGKAEAHFSLVHYAGTVDYNISGWLEKNKDPLNETVIGLYQKSSVKTLALLFASYGGADADAGGGGKKGGKKKGSSFQTVSALFRENLNKLMANLRSTHPHFVRCIIPNETKTPGAMEHELVLHQLRCNGVLEGIRICRKGFPSRVLYADFKQRYRVLNASAIPEGQFMDNKKASEKLLGSIDVDHTQYRFGHTKVFFKAGLLGLLEEMRDDKLAEIITRTQARCRGFLMRVEYKRMVERRESIFCIQYNVRSFMNVKHWPWMKLFFKIKPLLKSAESEKEMANMKEEFEKTKEELAKSEAKRKELEEKMVALVQEKNDLQLQVQAEADSLADAEERCDQLIKNKIQLEAKIKELTERAEDEEEINAELTAKKRKLEDECSELKKDIDDLELTLAKVEKEKHATENKVKNLTEEMAALDETIAKLTKEKKALQEAHQQTLDDLQVEEDKVNTLTKAKTKLEQQVDDLEGSLEQEKKLRMDLERAKRKLEGDLKLAQDSIMDLENDKQQLDEKLKKKDFEISQIQSKIEDEQALGMQFQKKIKELQARIEELEEEIEAERTSRAKAEKHRADLSRELEEISERLEEAGGATAAQIEMNKKREAEFQKMRRDLEEATLQHEATASALRKKHADSTAELGEQIDNLQRVKQKLEKEKSELKMEIDDLASNMESVSKAKANLEKMCRTLEDQLSELKTKEEQNQRMINDLNTQRARLQTESGEFSRQVEEKDALISQLSRGKQGFTQQIEELKRHLEEEIKAKNALAHALQSARHDCDLLREQYEEEQEAKGELQRALSKANGEVAQWRTKYETDAIQRTEELEEAKKKLAQRLQDAEEHVEAVNAKCASLEKTKQRLQNEVEDLMIDVERSNAACAALDKKQKNFDKILAEWKQKYEETQAELEASQKESRSLSTELFKMKNAYEESLDHLETMKRENKNLQQEISDLTEQIAEGGKAIHELEKVKKQIETEKSELQASLEEAEASLEHEEGKILRLQLELNQVKSEIDRKIAEKDEEIDQLKRNHLRVVDSMQSTLDAEIRSRNEALRLKKKMEGDLNEMEIQLSHANRQAAEAQKNLRNTQAVLKDTQLHLDDALRTQDDLKEQVAMVERRANLLQAEVEELRAALEQTERSRKLAEQELLDATERAQLLHSQNTSLINTKKKLETDISQIQSEMEDTIQEARNAEEKAKKAITDAAMMAEELKKEQDTSAHLERMKKNLDQTVKDLQHRLEEAEQLALKGGKKQLQKLEARVRELEGEVDAEQKRSAEAVKGVRKYERRVKELTYQSEEDRKNVLRLQDLVDKLQMKVKSYKRQAEEAEELSNVNLSKFRKIQHELEEAEERADIAESQVNKLRVKSRDMHGKKIEEEE, encoded by the exons ATGTCGGCTCCAGACGCTGACATGGCTGCCTTTGGCGAGGCGGCTCCTTACCTCCGAAAATCGGAGAAGGAGAGAATTGAGGCCCAGAACAAACCTTTTGATGCCAAGACCTGTGTCTTTGTGGTACATCCAAAGGAGTCCTATGTGAAGGGGAAGATCGAGAGTAAGGATGCAGGGAAGGTCACTGTCAAGTCTGAAGGTGGAGAg ACCCTGACTGTGAAAGAAGATCAAATCTTCTCCATGAACCCTCCCAAGTATGACAAAATCGAGGACATGGCCATGATGACCCACCTGCACGAACCCGCTGTGCTGTACAACCTCAAAGAGCGTTACGCAGCCTGGATGATCTAC ACCTACTCGGGTCTCTTCTGCGTCACTGTCAACCCCTACAAGTGGCTGCCGGTGTACAACCCCGAGGTGGTGTTGGCCTACCGAGGCAAGAAGCGCCAGGAGGCCCCTCCACACATCTTCTCCATCTCTGACAATGCCTATCAGTTCATGCTGACTG ATCGGGAGAACCAGTCCATCCTGATCAC CGGAGAATCCGGGGCCGGGAAGACTGTGAACACCAAGCGTGTCATCCAGTACTTTGCAACAATTGCAGCCAGTGGAGACAAGAAAAAGGAGGAGCAGACCTCAGGCAAAATGCAG GGGACACTTGAGGATCAAATCATCAGTGCCAACCCACTGCTGGAGGCCTTTGGAAACGCCAAGACCGTGAGGAACGACAACTCTTCACGCTTT GGCAAATTCATCAGAATCCATTTTGGTGCCACAGGCAAACTGGCTTCTGCTGACATTGAAACTT ATCTGCTGGAGAAGTCCAGAGTCACTTTCCAGCTCAAGGCGGAAAGGAGCTACCACATCTTTTATCAGATCATGTCCAACAAGAAGCCGGAGCTAATTG ACATGCTCCTCATTACCACCAACCCCTACGATTTCCACTATGTGAGTCAAGGGGAGGTCACTGTGCCCAGCATTGATGACCAGGAGGAGCTGATGGCTACAGAT AGTGCCATTGACATCCTGGGTTTCAGTGCAGATGAGAAAACGGCCATCTACAAGCTGACAGGGGCTGTCATGCACTATGGGAACCTGAAGTTCAAGCAGAAGCAAcgagaggagcaggcagagcctgatgGCACAGAAG TGGCTGACAAGGCTGCCTACCTAACGGGCCTCAACTCAGCTGAATTTCTCAAGGCCTTGTGTTACCCCCGAGTCAAGGTTGGGAATGAATACGTGACCAAAGGTCAAAACGTGACACAG GTGAACAATTCAGTGGGTGCCCTGGCCAAGGCAATGTTTGAGAAGATGTTCCTGTGGATGGTTGTTCGTATCAACCAACAGCTGGACACGAAGCAGCCCAGGCAGTACTTCATTGGTGTCCTGGACATTGCTGGCTTTGAGATCTTTGAT TTCAACAGCTTTGAGCAGCTGTGCATCAACTTCACCAATGAGAAACTGCAACAGTTCTTCAACCACCACATGTtcgtgctggagcaggaggagtaCAAGAAGGAGGGCATTGAATGGGAGTTCATTGACTTTGGCATGGACCTGGCTGCCTGCATTGAGCTCATTGAGAAG CCCATGGGCATCTTCTCCATCCTGGAAGAGGAGTGCATGTTCCCTAAGGCAACTGACACCTCTTTCAAGAACAAGCTCTATGACCAGCACCTGGGCAAGTCCAACAACTTCCAGAAGCCCAAGCCAGGCAAAGGCAAGGCTGAGGCCCACTTCTCCCTGGTGCACTATGCTGGCACAGTGGACTACAACATCTCTGGGTGGCTGGAGAAGAACAAGGACCCTCTGAATGAAACTGTCATTGGGCTGTACCAGAAATCATCTGTGAAGACCCTGGCTTTACTCTTTGCCAGCTATGGTGGAGCTGATGCAG atgctggtggtggtggcaaGAAGGGAGGCAAGAAGAAGGGTTCTTCTTTCCAGACTGTCTCAGCCCTTTTCAGG GAGAATTTGAACAAGCTGATGGCTAACTTGAGAAGCACTCACCCCCATTTTGTGCGCTGTATCATCCCCAATGAAACTAAAACACCTG GTGCCATGGAGCACGAGCTGGTGCTGCACCAGCTGCGCTGTAACGGCGTGCTGGAAGGGATCAGGATCTGCAGGAAAGGGTTCCCCAGCAGAGTCCTCTATGCTGACTTCAAACAGAG ATACAGAGTACTTAATGCCAGTGCAATCCCAGAGGGACAGTTCATGGATAACAAGAAAGCTTCAGAGAAGCTCCTTGGGTCCATTGATGTAGACCATACCCAGTACAGATTTGGTCACACCAAG GTGTTCTTCAAAGCTGGGTTGCTGGGACTCCTGGAGGAGATGAGAGACGACAAGTTGGCAGAAATCATCACTCGCACACAAGCCAGGTGCAGGGGCTTCCTGATGAGAGTGGAGTATAAGAGAATGGTGGAGAGGAG AGAGTCCATCTTCTGCATCCAGTACAACGTTCGCTCATTCATGAATGTCAAACACTGGCCATGGATGAAGCTGTTCTTCAAGATCAAGCCATTGCTGAAGAGTGCAGAGTCTGAGAAGGAAATGGCCAACATGAAGGAAGAGTTTGAGAAAACCAAGGAAGAGCTTGCAAAGTCTGAGGCAAAGCGGAAGgagctggaagagaaaatggtGGCCCTGGTGCAGGAGAAAAATGACCTGCAGCTCCAAGTGCAGGCT GAAGCAGATAGCTTGGCTGATGCTGAGGAAAGGTGCGACCAGCTCATCaaaaacaaaatccagctgGAAGCCAAAATTAAGGAGCTGACAGAAAGGGcagaggatgaagaggaaatCAATGCTGAGCTGACAGCCAAGAAGAGGAAGCTGGAGGATGAATGTTCAGAGCTGAAGAAAGATATTGATGACCTTGAGCTAACACTGGCCaaggtggagaaggaaaaacatgCCACTGAAAACAAG gtgaaaaacctgacagaggagATGGCAGCTCTGGATGAGACAATTGCCAAGCTGacaaaggagaagaaagcccTCCAAGAGGCGCATCAGCAGACCCTGGATGACCTGCAGGTAGAGGAAGACAAAGTCAATACTCTGACCAAAGCCAAGACCAAGCTGGAACAGCAAGTGGATGAT CTGGAAGGGTCCCTCGAGCAAGAGAAGAAACTGCGCATGGACCTGGAGAGAGCAAAAAGGAAACTGGAAGGAGACCTGAAGCTGGCCCAGGACAGCATCATGGATTTGGAGAATGAtaagcagcagctggatgagAAACTGAAGAA GAAAGACTTTGAAATCAGCCAGATCCAGAGCAAGATCGAGGATGAACAAGCCCTGGGCATGCAATTTCAGAAGAAGATCAAGGAGCTGCAG GCCCGcattgaggagctggaggaggagattGAGGCAGAGCGAACCTCTCGCGCTAAAGCAGAGAAGCATCGCGCTGACCTGtccagggagctggaggagatcAGCGAGCGCCTGGAAGAAGCAGGAggggccacagcagctcagatTGAGATGAACAAGAAGCGTGAGGCAGAGTTCCAGAAGATGCGCCGTGACCTGGAAGAGGCCACGCTGCAGCACGAAGCCACGGCTTCTGCTCTGCGCAAGAAGCACGCggacagcacagctgagctgggcgAGCAGATCGACAACCTGCAACGCGTGAAgcagaagctggagaaggagaagagtgAGCTGAAGATGGAGATTGATGACTTGGCCAGCAACATGGAGTCTGTCTCCAAAGCCAAG GCCAACCTGGAGAAGATGTGCCGCACGCTGGAAGATCAGCTGAGTGAGCTTAAAACTAAGGAGGAGCAGAATCAGCGCATGATCAACGACCTCAATACACAAAGAGCTCGTCTGCAGACAGAGTCAG gtGAATTTTCCCGCCAGGTGGAGGAGAAAGATGCTCTGATCTCTCAGCTGTCTAGGGGCAAGCAAGGATTTACGCAACAGATTGAGGAACTCAAGAGACATCTAGAGGAAGAAATCAAG GCGAAGAACGCCCTGGCCCACGCCCTGCAGTCCGCTCGCCACGACTGTGACTTGCTCCGGGAACAAtatgaggaggagcaggaggccaAGGGGGAGCTGCAACGAGCCCTATCCAAAGCAAATGGTGAAGTGGCCCAGTGGAGAACCAAATACGAGACGGACGCGATTCAGCGCACGGAGGAGCTCGAGGAGGCCAA GAAGAAGCTGGCCCAGCGCCTGCAGGATGCAGAGGAGCATGTTGAGGCTGTCAATGCCAAATGTGCCTCCCTGGAAAAGAcaaagcagaggctgcagaatGAAGTGGAGGACCTGATGATTGATGTGGAGAGATCcaatgctgcctgtgctgctctggataAGAAGCAGAAGAACTTTGACAAG ATCCTGGCAGAATGGAAGCAGAAGTATGAGGAAACGCAGGCTGAACTGGAGGCCTCGCAGAAGGAGTCGCGCTCTCTGAGCACGGAGCTGTTCAAGATGAAGAATGCCTATGAGGAGTCCTTGGACCACCTGGAAACAATGAAGCGGGAGAACAAGAACTTGCAGC AGGAGATTTCCGACCTCACGGAGCAGATTGCAGAGGGAGGAAAGGCCATTCATGAGCTGGAGAAAGTGAAGAAGCAGATTGAGACAGAGAAATCCGAACTGCAAGCGTCCCTGGAGGAAGCTGAG GCCTCCCTGGAACATGAGGAGGGGAAGATCCTGCGCCTGCAGCTTGAGCTCAACCAAGTGAAGTCTGAGATTGATAGGAAGATAGCAGAGAAAGATGAGGAGATTGACCAGCTGAAGAGAAACCACCTACGAGTCGTGGACTCGATGCAGAGCACCCTGGATGCTGagatcaggagcaggaatgaagCCCTGAGGCTGAAGAAGAAGATGGAGGGAGATCTGAATGAAATGGAGATCCAGCTGAGCCATGCCAACCgccaggctgcagaggcacagaagAACCTGAGGAACACCCAGGCTGTGCTCAAG GAcactcagctgcacctggacGATGCTCTCAGGACACAGGATGACCTGAAGGAGCAGGTGGCCATGGTGGAGCGCAGAGCAAACCTGCTGCAGGCTGAAGTTGAGGAGCTCcgggcagccctggagcagacGGAGCGGTCGAGGAAAttggctgagcaggagcttCTGGATGCCACTGAACGTGCACAGCTCCTCCACAGCCAG AACACCAGCCTGATCAACACCAAGAAGAAGCTGGAAACGGACATTTCCCAGATCCAGAGTGAAATGGAGGATACCATCCAGGAAGCCCGCAATGCTGAGGAGAAGGCCAAGAAGGCCATCACAGAT GCGGCCATGATGGCAGAAGAGCTGAAGAAGGAGCAGGACACCAGTGCCCACCTGGAGAGGATGAAGAAGAACCTGGACCAGACGGTGAAGGACCTGCAGCACCGTCTGGAAGAGGCCGAGCAGCTGGCACTGAAGGGAGGGAAGAAACAACTTCAGAAGCTGGAGGCCAGG GTGCgggagctggaaggggaggTTGATGCTGAGCAGAAGCGCAGCGCTGAAGCCGTGAAGGGTGTGCGCAAGTACGAGCGCAGGGTGAAGGAACTCACCTACCAG TCTGAGGAAGACAGGAAGAatgtgctgaggctgcaggatcTGGTGGACAAGCTGCAAATGAAAGTGAAATCCTACAAGAGACAAGCTGAGGAGGCT GAGGAGCTGTCCAATGTGAACCTGTCCAAGTTCCGCAAGATCCAGCACGAGCTGGAGGAGGCCGAGGAGCGGGCTGACATTGCAGAGTCACAGGTCAACAAGCTCCGAGTGAAGAGCCGTGACATGCATGGCAAGAAGATAGAAGAGGAAGAGTGA